Proteins found in one Flavobacterium channae genomic segment:
- a CDS encoding ATP-binding protein: protein MEENKNIDKKSLKFLKGKNTDWDELAKDCVSFANAQGGFIYIGIEDAATLPPEKQKIVDRNQPDIIQKNIAQRTINVSVAVTIETAENKAEFLKIQIFRNAQTIASTTDGKYYVRVHDECKPIPPDEMARLAADRNAFVWEEQITKKVPASQFDESKRINFIREVRNSQRVSSFIKEMSDDEILDFYFIQKNGYLTNLGILWIGKRNDRASLLYPPAIQVIRFDDKDEKVWKLLLDDYFANPKELLEKVLNDVPDWQESVEVSEGMFRKNIPFFPIEVVRELVVNALVHRTYTTRGDVFINIYPDRMEIHSPGRLPFGVTPKNILSQSIRRNEHLSKVFYDLGLMEKEGSGYDLVYAKLLGSGKPLPTVIETNERVTVIVKKQFVSKEVVRLMDKASNEFTLKQKELISLGLLAQQQSYTALEISSILNQNEEVGLRNWLGRLIDLELVIKTGKGKGTQYAVNPEFIRKINFKGKTNLKNIEDYRLEELIFKDLTAYPNSAFSEIHQRIGLEINKHKVRRMLKQMVDNRQLKSDGIKKWLRYSIEQNM, encoded by the coding sequence ATGGAAGAAAATAAAAACATAGATAAAAAATCACTCAAATTCCTTAAAGGGAAAAATACGGATTGGGATGAATTAGCTAAAGATTGTGTTAGTTTTGCGAATGCACAAGGCGGTTTTATCTATATTGGAATTGAAGATGCAGCTACTTTGCCACCAGAAAAACAAAAAATAGTAGATAGAAACCAACCGGATATTATTCAAAAAAACATAGCACAAAGAACCATTAATGTTAGTGTTGCGGTAACTATTGAAACAGCAGAAAACAAAGCCGAATTTTTAAAAATTCAAATTTTTAGAAATGCACAAACCATTGCTTCAACTACTGATGGTAAATATTATGTAAGAGTTCATGACGAATGTAAGCCCATACCACCAGATGAAATGGCACGCTTAGCTGCAGATAGAAATGCCTTTGTTTGGGAAGAACAAATCACTAAGAAAGTGCCAGCTTCTCAATTTGATGAATCAAAACGTATAAATTTCATAAGAGAGGTTAGAAATTCGCAGCGGGTTAGTTCATTCATAAAGGAAATGAGCGATGATGAAATTCTAGATTTTTATTTTATTCAAAAAAATGGGTATTTAACCAATTTAGGTATTCTTTGGATTGGTAAAAGAAACGACAGAGCTTCATTATTATATCCTCCTGCTATTCAGGTTATTCGTTTTGATGATAAAGATGAAAAAGTTTGGAAACTATTATTAGATGATTATTTCGCCAATCCAAAAGAACTTCTAGAAAAAGTACTAAACGATGTGCCAGACTGGCAAGAAAGTGTCGAAGTATCTGAAGGAATGTTCAGAAAAAACATTCCTTTTTTCCCTATTGAAGTAGTGCGAGAATTAGTGGTTAATGCTTTGGTTCATAGAACATACACCACTAGAGGTGATGTTTTTATAAATATATACCCTGACAGAATGGAAATTCATAGTCCAGGTAGATTACCTTTTGGGGTTACACCAAAAAACATTTTAAGCCAATCAATAAGAAGAAATGAACATTTATCAAAAGTTTTCTACGATTTAGGTTTGATGGAAAAAGAAGGCAGTGGTTATGATTTAGTATATGCAAAATTACTAGGTTCAGGAAAACCATTACCAACCGTTATTGAAACAAATGAAAGAGTAACTGTAATTGTAAAAAAACAATTCGTGAGTAAAGAAGTGGTTCGATTAATGGATAAAGCAAGTAACGAATTTACTTTAAAACAAAAAGAATTAATTTCTTTAGGTCTTTTAGCACAGCAACAATCCTATACAGCTCTTGAAATATCCAGCATCTTAAATCAAAATGAAGAAGTTGGTTTAAGAAACTGGTTAGGTCGATTAATTGATTTAGAATTAGTTATTAAAACAGGAAAAGGAAAAGGGACACAATATGCCGTCAATCCTGAATTTATCCGTAAAATTAATTTTAAAGGCAAAACCAATTTAAAAAATATCGAAGATTATCGATTAGAAGAATTAATCTTTAAAGACCTAACAGCCTATCCAAATAGTGCATTTAGTGAAATACATCAACGAATAGGACTAGAAATTAATAAGCACAAAGTTCGTAGAATGTTGAAGCAAATGGTTGATAATCGTCAACTAAAGTCTGATGGCATTAAAAAGTGGTTGAGATATTCTATTGAGCAAAACATGTAA
- a CDS encoding restriction endonuclease subunit S, with product MKWEKEKLGEICEILDNKRKPISKNKRIAGEFPYYGATGIVDYVNDFIFDERLVLVGEDGAKWCSGDNTAFIVEGKVWVNNHAHVLKPKNNLIDSYLVYYLNHRDLSDYITGLTVPKLNQEKLRSIPIPLPSLEEQRTIVAKLDQAFAAIDQAKANIEKNIANAKELFQSKLNQIFSKNTLSTETENNEGWQIKTLGELGKVSMCKRILKNQTLPKGDIPFYKIGTFGKEPDAYISKEIFEEYSTKYSYPKKGQILLSASGTIGRTVIFDGKPSFFQDSNIVWIDNNEDKVLNDFLYHFYKVCDWNPSKGATISRLYNDDLRRIKISFPNIEEQKRLIPQIEKLQEQTNLLVTKYQQKLANLEELKKSILEKAFKGELSTKEIEKV from the coding sequence ATGAAATGGGAAAAAGAAAAGTTAGGTGAAATTTGTGAAATATTAGATAACAAAAGAAAACCTATATCTAAAAATAAACGAATAGCTGGGGAATTTCCATACTATGGTGCGACAGGTATAGTAGATTATGTAAATGACTTTATCTTTGATGAAAGGTTAGTTTTAGTTGGGGAAGATGGTGCAAAATGGTGTTCTGGTGATAACACTGCTTTTATTGTAGAAGGTAAAGTTTGGGTGAATAATCATGCACATGTTTTAAAACCAAAAAATAATTTAATCGACAGCTATTTGGTTTATTACCTTAATCATCGTGATTTATCTGATTATATAACTGGCTTGACTGTACCTAAACTTAATCAGGAAAAATTAAGAAGTATTCCAATACCATTACCTTCTCTCGAAGAACAACGCACTATAGTAGCCAAACTCGACCAAGCTTTTGCAGCCATAGATCAAGCCAAAGCCAACATCGAAAAAAACATCGCCAACGCTAAAGAATTGTTTCAATCTAAATTGAATCAAATTTTTTCTAAAAATACTCTAAGCACTGAAACTGAAAATAACGAGGGTTGGCAGATAAAAACATTAGGAGAATTGGGTAAAGTTTCAATGTGTAAAAGAATTTTAAAAAATCAAACATTACCAAAAGGTGATATCCCATTTTATAAAATAGGAACATTTGGAAAAGAACCTGATGCATATATTTCTAAAGAAATTTTTGAAGAATATAGTACAAAGTATTCCTATCCAAAAAAAGGTCAAATATTGTTATCTGCATCTGGAACTATTGGAAGAACAGTAATTTTTGATGGTAAACCTTCATTTTTTCAAGATTCAAATATCGTTTGGATTGATAATAATGAGGATAAAGTTTTAAATGATTTTTTATACCATTTCTATAAAGTTTGTGATTGGAATCCATCAAAAGGAGCAACAATTTCAAGGTTATATAATGATGATTTGAGAAGAATTAAAATTTCATTTCCCAATATTGAGGAACAAAAACGATTAATTCCTCAAATCGAAAAATTACAAGAACAAACCAATCTATTAGTAACCAAATACCAACAAAAACTAGCCAATCTAGAAGAACTCAAAAAAAGTATTTTAGAGAAAGCGTTTAAAGGGGAGTTAAGCACTAAAGAAATAGAAAAAGTGTAA